The Arachis ipaensis cultivar K30076 chromosome B07, Araip1.1, whole genome shotgun sequence genomic interval TGTGGACTGTGGTAAAAGTATTCTGTCCAACAATAGACaaattacataaaataataaatttaatccAACATTTTGTCAAAAGAATATCTGGTGATGCTTGCCATTTGAATAAAACGACAGTATGTTAAACCATTTAATTGAATACtgcattttttaatttgttgcttCAAAGAAAACAAGTATTTAGATTGGAATGTTCAAAcgttttaacaaaaataaaaattagtcactcaataaataaataataatattactcTATGAAAAAGTATGGGGAGAACCGGAAGGCAATGAATTTAGTGTATAATATGtacgataaaaataaaattgaaattaacaatttattttaatatttaactcGAGACATGTGAAAATAAGAGAAGAATAAAAAAGACAGGAAATATTTGTCATGGTTTCATATAATTTGAAAAAGTTTCTTGGCCGATATAGAAAGTCAAGAGTTAGCAAAACAAAGGTAGAGAGATCAATCTTCTGCTTCTCCCATGATATGAAACAATGGCATTGCCAGTTATAATGTAGCATATTAAATGGTTTATTAATAGAGTTTAATAcacacttatcttatcttttgatgAGCAATTgagcatatatatttttttacaacAAAAAggcataaataataataataccaatTCAATACGATGATATCTATATTTTCCTAAAAACTCTCCACAGATATCATTAAAAGACACAATATTAGAGAAAAGTAGAAACAGAATTAGGTTTGGATCCAATGTTCCATTTATCCCATATTGTTTCCAAGAAGGGGATTTGACAATTCTTAAAACACACTATTGAAGAAATCAAAGAAATATAGACAAGCGTAACTAAAAGTCTCCTGCACAAACAATTAATACAGCATTATAACCCAAAGTTTATGCAAAATCCAGGCCTGATATGAACCTCCCTCACTAATTATATATCTCTGTCATTTTAAAGCATCAATTACCACCGCCAACTTGCCTCTTCCACGAGTCTTCCACAATCAGTTCATCAACCCCCCAATCCTCAAAGCTGGAAAAGTTTAGTCAAAAAATGGTAACAGTGAGCATGACATAAAGAAAGACGATGTAAACAACAAAAATCAGGTCCCAAAACTTGTGAAATGCATTATGTAGTTACCTTCCATCGGGTAAGTAGCGACGGATGGTAAAGGGTATCTTCCGCTCTCGAAGCTCTTTCATAGCAATCTAATACATTAAGAGAAAAAACAAGATATTAGGAATATGATCTAGGTGAAATTTCAAATAAATGCAAAGCTAGTGCAATCAAACAACTGATTAAGTAAAAGGAAGAAACCACAAAGGAGCTCGAACAAAATATGTATCTCGAataattaatataacaaaatTAGTTGGAACTAGACCTATGAAAGAATGCTCATAACTACAGGAAATATCAAAGCTATTGGCAGCACATTAACAAATAAGGATAATATAGGAACAAAGAGAATGTGCAGCATGGCATATTCAATGCAAACAAACCTGCTCCAAATAACTTGTAAAATTCTACTCATTGcagatcaaaataaaatccatAGTTCTACATTTCTATATTAAAATGACCATGTCATCATCAAACTGAATTAAAAACTACAGTTTATGGTGTAATATCTAAAGCTGAGAACTTATTTTTCAAGGGAAAGGCTAGGAGAAGGCATGCAATGACAGTAAAACTTGTTTACATGCCAAACATAAAAACAAGAGAAACACATGGGACGTGATAGATCAAGATAAACCAATGTCTGGTGAAATTTGAGCTACTATATGAACAATCTATGCATCTGTGTATTAGCAACTTATTTGTACAACTGTATAGCAAACTACAGGGCAAGAACCTAAATACTATAATATGCATTTCAAGGATACCGGAATTGACAAAAAAGCATTAAGGTGGTCAATGCCATGAAGATTCTTAATGAAATGTTAGCGGATATGACCACACTAACACATATTTGGAGATTTAATATTTGTCATCTGGCATAACAAATTTAGCAAATGAAAACACTCACAATGTGTTCAAATATTGTAACATTACAAGAAGGAAGCAAAGATCAAGTAAAAAGAACATAAAAGGAAGTGCATTACCTCAAGTGGGTCAGTTTCCCCCTCCAGTTCCACCATAACAGGAGCATTCATACTGCCATTTAAGAAGGAGCATTTTATGTCAtcacaaagaaaaaaataataagcaAAATCTTAACCCTAAGGTTAATTCGTTTTCATCTTCTATTTTCAATTCTAACTGCAAAACTACCATCTCATTTTTTGTTCCCCAAATCTGCTTACCGATTGCAACATAAACGAAACAATCAACCATGAGATGGCATTCTTGTGGTAAATATTGAACAAAACAAATTCTTTCTAAAGCTACACAGACCCTAAACATCAGGGAGTTAGAATGAAACCTGATTTGGAGAGCACGTGTACCCAGAATCCGGGCACGCTCATACTTGGTCATGTACTTGGAAGTCTTTCGAGGCCGCTCCACCGGTTGTTCATCTTCCTTGTCATCGACCTCAAGAGGCTCTCCAGTTATGTCCTCATTTTTGTTGTTATCAACATCCTCCTCTGCCCCCTCCTGCCCATCAAAACCAAAGAATCCACCAATAAATTTCATTGAATCATTCAATCCCATGTTTCATAACCATATATACTtgtacaaaataaattaaaaaaaaaaggggacaaaaacaTAGCAAAAGACCAAAAATTTCTATACCTCAATCTCAGGCTCTGGGGGTTCATCTTCATATCTGCATCATCAACATTCTTTGTATATGAGAAATCTCTCAATAACAAGTTAGCAATAAACAAATTGAAGAAGCAGAATAGAGAGCTCTAACTAAGCATTGAAATTGTAAAAGCATGAAACGCAGTAGCTAATAGGTAATTTTGTAACAGTGACCAAATCAGAacctcaaaataaaaaattaaaaaaaccctAATGATGAATATAACAAATCCATCGAAGAAACACAGAcgagattttaaattttaatctccACAAACTCTGATTTATGCATATAACAAGGAGAGATTTAGAGAGATTAACCCCATATCAATGTCATCGTAGTCTTCGTCGGCCATGGTGAATTCGCAGAGAAGAGAGAGAGCCAAAATCCCGCTTGAAGCTTGCGCTGCGTGAACTAAAACCCTTCTCTCACACGCGCCGAATATTTATATTCATGAAATAAAAAATGTTCATATTTATGAAATATTtggccttttctttttctttttatatatataatcaacGTGAATAActgaatatgttttttttttttattggacaAAGTGTAACGATAAATAGATTTTAATTTCGATGTAATAAGAAATTATAAATGATTATCCAATCAAATTTTTTAGATGATCTTTAAATAATGAATGAACATTAACTATTTTTATTGATATAGGGAAGACTGTTATTGTTGtggtgaatttttttaaaaataataatttattaaactaAAATTTAAGTAATTAAGTTTAGTTGCTTTAATGGTTAGCTCATTCGTTAGAGCGGCCAACGATGAAGAATGATTTTGTTGGAGGCTGGGACGGAGATCGGACTTCAACAAAAACGATTCTACCTTTAATGATCTTGCTGGACGGCTATGAAGACAATTCTTCTCTAACGCGACCAAAAAGGCTACGCTTCTACCTATGACACGACGATTCTGCCTCTGATGATTCTCTTCAGGCGTGCAAAGACAACGTTCGTCAGAGACCGGACTTCAACGAAAACGATTCTACCTTTGATGATCTTGTTGGACGGCGAAGAAGACGATTCTCCTCTAATGCGACGAAAAAAAGAGGCTTCTACCTATGACACGACGATTCTAACGATTCTTCTCAAGCGTGCAAAGATGGCATTCTCCTCAATCTGGTCAGACACACAACAATGATGTTCTCCTTGAATGGGTTAGTTGCATGAGATGATATTCTTCTTAGGTTGGGTCTCAGGCGCACGACAACAGTTCTACGGTGACCTTAAGAGTGAGAAGGGGAAGCAGTAAGAGAGGAGGAGCTTGGCGATGAGAGGGGGGGAAGGTGGCAGGTGACAACGAGAGAGGAGGAAGGTAGCGGACGGTCGTGAAAAGAGAGGTGGAGGCATATTTTCCAGCTTAATAAAATCTAGGACAAAAGATTGGAGATTTTCTAATTTTAAACTAATTATAAAGGATGATTTAGTAATTATCTAAAGAGATATGCCATATTAGAAAAATTTGATGGCCACCTCAACATCCTTCTCATCGGacacttgtcaaattttaaaattttttaagaatcattttatcaataacaaaagtcagatACTATTTTATCAGCATTAAAATCTTTGAGGTATTAAATTAGTATTTACCTCGTTAAATTTTCTCTCAATATAATAATGACATGAAAAGCATGATATAGAATATAAAGTGTGGCTATATCCTATATATAATCTTTTGGATGGGGCATACACATACTTGCTCCCTATTTTTCATTAATTATCGaaatataattaatatttgtATGACTTGTATTGGTAAGTTTTGCGAAGGTCATATAATATAGAGTAAAGTATGTTTTTGTCccaaacgtttgggataagtcccaaagttgttcctaacgtttcagtcgtcctatttaagtccctaacgttttaaaactgactcaatgttgtcttGTCGTtcgggatccgttaacagaattgacggcaggacaaaattgagacgattttgaaacgttagggacttaaataggacgaaaacgttggggacaaaaataatacataaaaataaattttaattttatccttcaataatattaattttttactatacatattattcaattattttttcatCACATCCAagttaatcatattactttcattttaaataaattaattttttttataattttactcttaaagatttttagttatcatgaaatgtttgtagaatgactaatATATAAACTtgtagaaaagaaaaaataatatatatacaataaaatataaattataccttttgtctctaatgtatcgaaattctttaaaattataaaaaaaataaatttatttaaaatgaaagtaatgtgattaagtgtaatttatttagatgtaattaaaaaataattgaatactatgtacaataaaaaattaatattattgaaagataaaattaaattaaaatttatttttatgtattatttttgtccttaacgttttttAAGATCTTATAATTAAAATTCCTATAAGATCTTTTtatgtttgggtgagc includes:
- the LOC107608955 gene encoding DNA-directed RNA polymerases II, IV and V subunit 6A, producing MADEDYDDIDMGYEDEPPEPEIEEGAEEDVDNNKNEDITGEPLEVDDKEDEQPVERPRKTSKYMTKYERARILGTRALQISMNAPVMVELEGETDPLEIAMKELRERKIPFTIRRYLPDGSFEDWGVDELIVEDSWKRQVGGGN